In Nitrospira sp., one genomic interval encodes:
- a CDS encoding HEAT repeat domain-containing protein, producing the protein MHRPPHVLRRNGSVIRLVLSRRHGALLSWALGIVLGLHGGLAASSVSAASSPPKPALTATARQAAAFYKSGEYDRVLQLLQSVAPGQEPDREMIRYALLSQVKLGKPEEAFKLYLRLIPAGQPDDPALLRDVARSFILSRVRDSQEHVRIAAYTALAEIGDKDTLPLLEDGLLDSSALVRARSAEAIGRSGMAGHSSALKRTLRDEAPGVRIAAINALSDAKVSGITEQLTEIARIDEGPESIFALAGLYKLGRTDVLIDISNAATLPDPEVRMAAIGILGRLRRPGSLSILSQAVYDPHPAVRAFAAGALGEYGSPEGVAPLTHSLGDDNPRVRSVALTSLGRLALPETRSVIQPLLRDPDEQVRVSAIEAMLRLGDATAVLNAADLARHPDPSVRGGTAQALAVATAPKALTVLESLLKDQQPLPRLMAARALGKSPLSTVISPLKLGLQDSDAAIRIASAGSLLQALARTGKSGSSR; encoded by the coding sequence ATGCACCGGCCACCGCACGTACTCCGTCGAAATGGTAGCGTGATCCGTTTGGTTCTGTCGCGTCGGCATGGTGCGCTCCTCTCTTGGGCTTTGGGCATCGTCCTCGGTCTTCACGGAGGGCTTGCCGCCTCCTCGGTCTCCGCGGCCTCCTCACCGCCCAAACCCGCCCTCACAGCCACGGCACGGCAGGCTGCGGCATTCTACAAGTCCGGCGAATACGACCGCGTGCTGCAGCTGCTGCAAAGCGTGGCTCCGGGACAAGAGCCGGATCGCGAGATGATTCGGTATGCGCTGCTGAGCCAGGTGAAACTCGGCAAACCGGAAGAGGCTTTCAAGCTCTACCTCAGGCTAATCCCCGCCGGCCAACCGGATGATCCAGCCTTGTTGCGTGATGTGGCCCGGAGCTTCATTCTCAGCCGCGTCCGCGACTCCCAGGAGCACGTTCGTATCGCAGCCTACACTGCCTTGGCGGAGATCGGTGACAAGGACACCTTACCGCTCTTGGAGGATGGGCTACTGGATTCTTCGGCGCTGGTCCGTGCCCGCTCCGCCGAGGCCATCGGCCGAAGCGGGATGGCCGGACATTCCTCAGCTCTCAAGCGAACCCTTCGCGACGAGGCTCCGGGGGTTCGGATAGCGGCCATCAACGCGCTCAGTGATGCCAAGGTCTCTGGCATTACCGAGCAACTGACGGAAATCGCACGGATAGACGAGGGGCCGGAATCTATTTTTGCATTGGCAGGCCTGTACAAGTTGGGCCGAACAGACGTGCTGATCGACATTTCGAATGCAGCGACCCTCCCTGACCCGGAAGTCCGCATGGCCGCCATCGGGATCCTGGGTCGGCTACGCCGGCCTGGCAGCCTCTCCATTCTGAGTCAAGCTGTGTATGATCCCCACCCTGCCGTCAGGGCCTTCGCAGCTGGTGCATTGGGTGAGTACGGAAGTCCGGAGGGCGTCGCTCCTCTGACCCATTCACTGGGCGACGACAACCCGCGTGTCCGCAGTGTAGCCCTCACCAGCCTTGGCCGTCTGGCCCTGCCTGAAACTCGAAGCGTCATTCAACCGCTCTTGCGTGATCCCGACGAGCAGGTCCGGGTCAGCGCTATCGAAGCCATGCTGCGATTGGGGGACGCCACAGCCGTCCTGAATGCTGCCGACCTCGCTCGCCATCCCGATCCCTCCGTGCGCGGAGGAACCGCACAGGCGTTAGCGGTCGCAACAGCCCCCAAGGCCCTTACCGTGTTGGAAAGTCTGCTGAAAGATCAACAACCGCTCCCCCGCCTCATGGCCGCCCGCGCCCTTGGGAAGTCTCCTCTCAGCACCGTGATCTCTCCTCTCAAGCTCGGCCTGCAGGATTCTGACGCTGCCATTCGAATCGCCTCTGCCGGAAGCCTCCTCCAAGCACTGGCAAGGACGGGTAAATCGGGAAGCAGCCGTTAA
- the glgP gene encoding alpha-glucan family phosphorylase, with amino-acid sequence MQAPDQQPQPGPDNVPQNLHRLGELAHNLWWSWNAAARQLFESIDPTLWFLTHHNPVQLLSGVKPERLMALASDPHFVRQYSAVLRTFDEYMSDKKTWAATEFPALQSAPIAYFSAEFGLHISIPIYSGGLGILAGDHCKEASDLGIPLIGIGFMYPQGYFKQRITPEGWQEATYAPFNRHDSPIHQALTPIGIPCSLKVEIGHRQVTVLVWQVRAGRMSLYLIDTDVPENTPEDRALSARLYGGDQETRLCQEFLLGIGGVRVLRAMGKNPAVWHCNEGHSAFLTVERIRELVTAGHSHAEASDLVRQSTVFTTHTPVPAGHDIFPFHLMDRYFSNYWGQLGLSREEFLRLGETPESKGHGFNMTALAMRLSAHLNGVSREHGRVSRKMWQHLWPGLAEDLIPIRSLTNGIHAPTWISPEANSLYAKYLSPNWAERIDDHAIWQRISDVPDADLWEVRQTTRRKLMRFIRERARDGWIRGHLQPMQAIARGTLLDPEALTIGFARRFATYKRATLLFRDLERLKQLLHNRWRPVQIVFAGKAHPADEPGRYFIHEVLSFCNDHKLGGHIAFLEDYDMHMAKYLVQGVDVWLNTPRAPLEASGTSGQKAALNGVINLSVLDGWWQEGYNGANGWGIQPLPDGTDAHAQDHHDAEQLFRLLEQEVVPLFYQRDLDGTPRGWLQIVKESIKTIAPRFCTRRMVKEYMEQMYAPATARTPSKW; translated from the coding sequence GTGCAAGCACCCGATCAGCAACCCCAACCAGGGCCGGACAACGTACCGCAGAATCTGCATCGTTTGGGCGAGCTGGCCCATAATCTCTGGTGGAGTTGGAACGCCGCCGCCAGGCAATTGTTCGAGTCCATCGATCCGACCTTGTGGTTTCTCACCCATCACAACCCGGTGCAGTTATTGTCCGGCGTCAAGCCCGAACGACTGATGGCCCTGGCCAGTGATCCGCACTTCGTCCGCCAATACTCAGCCGTCCTGCGTACCTTCGACGAGTACATGAGCGACAAAAAAACCTGGGCGGCGACGGAATTTCCGGCACTCCAGAGCGCTCCCATCGCGTATTTTTCGGCCGAGTTTGGACTGCACATTTCGATCCCGATCTACAGCGGAGGACTTGGGATCCTCGCCGGAGACCATTGCAAAGAGGCCAGCGACCTCGGCATTCCCCTCATCGGCATCGGATTCATGTATCCGCAAGGCTACTTCAAGCAACGCATCACGCCGGAAGGTTGGCAGGAAGCGACCTATGCGCCGTTCAACCGCCATGATTCGCCCATCCATCAGGCGCTGACGCCGATCGGGATTCCCTGCTCGCTCAAGGTTGAGATCGGCCACCGTCAGGTGACGGTGCTCGTCTGGCAAGTCCGCGCCGGTCGCATGTCGCTGTACTTGATCGATACCGACGTGCCGGAGAATACGCCCGAAGATCGCGCACTCTCCGCGCGGCTCTATGGCGGCGACCAGGAAACGCGTCTCTGCCAAGAGTTTCTGTTGGGCATCGGTGGAGTGCGGGTGCTGCGAGCGATGGGGAAAAATCCTGCCGTCTGGCACTGCAATGAAGGACACTCCGCCTTCCTGACAGTCGAACGGATCCGAGAACTGGTCACGGCAGGCCACAGTCACGCAGAAGCCAGCGACCTGGTCAGACAGAGCACCGTGTTCACGACCCATACGCCGGTTCCCGCCGGCCACGATATCTTCCCGTTTCACCTCATGGATCGTTACTTCTCCAATTATTGGGGCCAACTCGGGTTATCGCGGGAGGAGTTCTTGCGACTCGGAGAAACTCCGGAAAGCAAAGGCCACGGGTTCAACATGACGGCCCTGGCCATGCGGTTATCGGCTCACCTCAATGGAGTCAGCCGGGAACATGGACGAGTGTCCAGGAAGATGTGGCAGCACCTGTGGCCCGGTTTAGCCGAAGACCTGATCCCGATCCGCAGCCTGACCAACGGAATCCATGCCCCGACGTGGATTTCTCCGGAAGCCAACTCCTTATATGCGAAATACCTTAGCCCCAACTGGGCCGAGCGAATTGACGATCATGCGATTTGGCAGCGGATCTCCGACGTGCCGGACGCCGACCTCTGGGAAGTCAGACAGACGACCCGGCGAAAGCTCATGCGGTTCATCCGCGAACGGGCGAGGGACGGCTGGATCCGAGGACACCTCCAGCCCATGCAGGCCATCGCGCGCGGCACGCTGCTGGATCCGGAGGCCCTCACGATCGGATTCGCCAGACGATTCGCCACCTATAAACGGGCGACACTGTTGTTCCGCGACCTCGAACGGCTGAAGCAATTACTGCACAATCGGTGGCGACCGGTCCAAATTGTGTTCGCAGGAAAGGCGCATCCGGCCGACGAGCCGGGTCGATACTTCATCCATGAAGTGCTCAGCTTCTGTAACGACCATAAGCTGGGCGGCCACATCGCTTTCCTCGAAGACTATGACATGCATATGGCGAAATACCTCGTGCAGGGCGTCGATGTGTGGCTCAACACGCCGAGGGCGCCGCTCGAAGCCAGCGGCACCAGTGGTCAGAAGGCTGCCCTCAACGGTGTGATCAATCTCAGCGTCTTGGATGGCTGGTGGCAGGAAGGCTATAACGGCGCCAATGGCTGGGGCATTCAGCCGTTGCCGGATGGGACGGATGCCCACGCTCAGGATCACCATGACGCCGAGCAACTGTTCCGTTTACTGGAACAGGAGGTCGTGCCGCTCTTCTACCAACGTGATCTTGACGGCACCCCACGCGGCTGGCTCCAGATCGTAAAAGAAAGCATCAAGACCATTGCCCCTCGGTTCTGTACCAGACGGATGGTCAAGGAATACATGGAGCAGATGTATGCACCGGCCACCGCACGTACTCCGTCGAAATGGTAG
- a CDS encoding GldG family protein, protein MEMTPTRLPIGVIAVGLATAGIIAYSLAPDALWLVTVLEGSALACLIWLFVTQFERLKKFSAQRSTRMGANSAIMVLLFIAILAIVNFLAARHSIRWDFSENQNYTLAPETYRVLRNLPRDINITVFTREKDPGYQAYKERLDSYRQFSPKLTVQFIDPERQPKVAQNYGIMRTDVAIFESGPQSVRISSPAEVEITGALLRVSRDSRKRLVFLEGHGERNLEDKDRGGLALTKDVLQKQGYDIGSLSLLQETAVPDNTDVLIIAGPRRPVTKDEQARIQSYVAKGGHVMVLVDPETQADLDDLLAGWGLELGQGVLVDLQDRLAQGDLTALLVRTFTEHEITHELTSAVLFPLARHLTFHEDKGKDWDYVPLARTSPRSWAETEMKGKVVSFDEKEDVQGPLALAVALTPKQTPEEGKPRPAVVVVGNSSFASNGFINFPGNSDFFQRAIGWLSEERDLISLTPKDPALRPFVPNPLQERILLYVQVIFLPAMTVLGGLLVWRRRRRL, encoded by the coding sequence ATGGAAATGACGCCTACGCGTTTGCCCATCGGTGTCATCGCGGTCGGGTTGGCCACTGCGGGGATCATCGCCTACTCGCTGGCTCCCGATGCCCTCTGGTTGGTGACGGTCTTGGAAGGGTCCGCCCTGGCCTGCTTGATCTGGCTCTTCGTTACCCAGTTCGAGCGGCTCAAAAAGTTTTCCGCGCAGCGCTCCACCCGCATGGGTGCGAACAGCGCCATAATGGTCCTGCTGTTCATCGCCATTCTCGCCATCGTCAATTTCTTAGCTGCACGTCATTCGATCCGGTGGGATTTCTCAGAGAACCAGAACTACACCCTGGCACCGGAAACCTATCGCGTCCTCCGTAATCTGCCCCGGGACATCAATATCACGGTGTTTACCAGAGAAAAGGATCCTGGCTACCAGGCCTATAAGGAACGCCTCGACAGCTACCGGCAATTCAGTCCGAAACTCACAGTACAGTTCATCGACCCTGAGCGGCAGCCGAAGGTGGCGCAAAATTACGGCATCATGCGGACCGATGTCGCCATCTTCGAAAGCGGCCCCCAGTCCGTCCGCATCAGTTCTCCCGCGGAGGTCGAAATTACCGGGGCCCTCCTCCGCGTCTCGCGAGACAGCCGAAAGCGCCTGGTCTTCCTGGAAGGTCACGGCGAACGCAACCTGGAGGACAAAGATCGTGGCGGACTGGCCCTCACCAAGGATGTCTTGCAAAAGCAAGGCTATGATATCGGCAGCCTATCCTTGCTTCAGGAAACCGCTGTACCCGACAACACCGATGTGCTCATCATCGCGGGGCCGCGCCGGCCGGTGACGAAAGACGAGCAGGCCAGGATTCAATCCTACGTCGCCAAAGGCGGGCATGTCATGGTGTTGGTCGACCCGGAGACTCAAGCAGACCTCGACGACCTGCTCGCCGGATGGGGGCTGGAACTGGGACAGGGAGTGCTCGTCGACCTCCAGGACCGACTGGCGCAGGGCGACCTGACCGCTCTACTCGTGCGGACCTTCACCGAGCATGAAATTACCCATGAACTGACCTCCGCGGTCTTATTTCCGCTCGCGCGTCACCTGACGTTCCACGAGGACAAGGGCAAGGACTGGGATTATGTCCCCCTCGCGCGAACTTCCCCCCGAAGTTGGGCCGAAACTGAGATGAAGGGGAAAGTCGTCAGTTTTGACGAAAAAGAGGACGTGCAAGGCCCCCTCGCCCTGGCGGTCGCACTCACCCCGAAACAGACTCCGGAAGAAGGCAAGCCCCGCCCGGCGGTGGTCGTGGTCGGCAACTCCTCCTTCGCCAGCAACGGCTTCATAAACTTCCCCGGCAACAGCGACTTCTTTCAGCGGGCGATCGGCTGGCTGTCGGAAGAACGTGACCTGATCTCGCTGACTCCCAAGGACCCGGCGCTCCGCCCCTTCGTCCCCAACCCCTTGCAGGAACGTATCCTCCTTTACGTGCAAGTGATCTTTCTGCCGGCCATGACCGTCCTCGGCGGACTCTTGGTCTGGCGGCGACGGCGCCGGCTGTAA
- a CDS encoding septal ring lytic transglycosylase RlpA family protein yields MKMEKTFQKWSRRKLAGTVVPLTGLLLLSACSSVPKGDFSLDLGIKDRGVASWYGKEFHGKLAANGELFDMTAYTAAHRKLPLGTMIRVMNVHNGKSVQVRINDRGPYVAGRMLDLSHAAARELGMVDAGIASVQVEVVADHRPVMPLPPQTLPVVAGVLLNMNERQVVQSGRPGGDLQGPALPMRMLPQEAIYVRRERRIGSMLAADHTAHNTVPVLVVA; encoded by the coding sequence ATGAAGATGGAAAAGACCTTTCAGAAGTGGTCTCGACGCAAACTGGCCGGTACGGTTGTTCCATTGACCGGTCTTCTCCTCCTGAGTGCCTGTTCCTCGGTTCCCAAAGGAGACTTTTCGTTGGACTTGGGCATCAAGGACCGCGGCGTGGCTTCATGGTACGGAAAAGAGTTTCACGGAAAACTCGCGGCCAACGGTGAGCTATTTGATATGACCGCCTACACTGCTGCCCACCGCAAGTTACCACTTGGCACCATGATCCGTGTCATGAACGTCCACAACGGAAAGTCCGTGCAAGTTCGAATCAATGATCGAGGCCCCTATGTCGCGGGTCGCATGTTAGATCTCTCTCACGCCGCCGCTCGAGAACTGGGGATGGTGGATGCAGGCATAGCGTCCGTCCAAGTCGAGGTGGTAGCGGACCATCGTCCGGTCATGCCGTTGCCCCCGCAGACACTTCCAGTGGTGGCGGGTGTCTTGTTGAACATGAACGAACGTCAGGTCGTTCAATCTGGTCGGCCTGGCGGCGATCTGCAGGGTCCAGCGCTTCCCATGCGCATGTTGCCGCAAGAAGCCATTTACGTTCGACGGGAGCGACGAATCGGCAGCATGTTGGCCGCAGACCATACTGCTCATAATACCGTTCCGGTACTCGTCGTGGCGTAA
- a CDS encoding ABC transporter ATP-binding protein, producing MIDVRNITKRYGHLTAIDRVTFRVDKGEVLAFLGPNGAGKTTTMRILTCFMPATEGTAEVAGFNCADQPDEVKKRIGYLPETPPVYQELTVSEYLSFVGKLRGLSGEKLTQGMDRVIERLSLGSVRGRLIANLSRGYRQRVGLAQALIHDPPVLILDEPTVGLDPKQIIEIRELIKSLAGSHSVILSTHILPEATAVCQRVVIIHGGRIVAEDTPEQLSARLRRSEKISVTLKTPPANVLERLREVEGVEHVLTTTDNGTFLIECALGKDIREEIARFAVGQQWGLLEMKLVSMTLEDVFLRLTQHEEGLPQPGGVGDKESH from the coding sequence ATGATCGACGTTCGCAATATCACGAAGCGGTACGGGCACCTCACCGCCATCGACCGCGTGACGTTTCGGGTCGACAAGGGCGAAGTCTTGGCCTTTCTCGGCCCGAACGGCGCCGGCAAGACCACGACCATGCGGATTCTCACCTGCTTCATGCCCGCCACCGAAGGCACGGCAGAGGTTGCGGGGTTCAATTGCGCCGACCAGCCCGACGAAGTCAAGAAGCGAATCGGCTATCTACCCGAAACCCCGCCGGTCTATCAGGAACTCACGGTCTCGGAATACCTCTCGTTCGTCGGAAAGTTGCGCGGGCTGAGCGGAGAGAAACTGACGCAGGGCATGGATCGCGTGATTGAACGCCTGTCCCTGGGATCGGTTCGAGGACGACTCATTGCGAATCTCTCTCGTGGGTATCGCCAGCGTGTCGGCCTCGCCCAAGCTTTGATTCACGATCCGCCGGTCTTAATCCTCGACGAGCCCACGGTGGGCCTGGATCCGAAGCAAATCATCGAAATCAGAGAATTGATCAAGAGTTTAGCCGGCTCGCACTCCGTCATCTTGAGTACCCACATCCTGCCGGAAGCCACCGCAGTCTGCCAGCGCGTCGTGATCATCCACGGAGGCCGGATCGTCGCAGAGGACACGCCGGAGCAGTTGTCGGCACGCCTGCGCCGTTCCGAAAAGATCAGCGTCACCCTCAAAACCCCTCCGGCAAACGTCCTGGAGCGGCTCCGAGAGGTGGAGGGGGTAGAACACGTGTTGACGACCACGGACAACGGCACCTTTCTCATCGAATGCGCGTTGGGCAAGGACATTCGAGAAGAAATCGCACGATTCGCAGTTGGACAGCAATGGGGCCTACTGGAGATGAAACTGGTCTCAATGACCTTGGAGGACGTGTTCCTACGACTGACCCAACATGAAGAGGGGCTGCCCCAGCCGGGTGGGGTCGGCGACAAGGAGTCGCACTGA
- a CDS encoding ABC transporter permease subunit has protein sequence MTPVEVIIAKELRSYFVSPVVYVVGGVFLLTFGFLAYLYIVFTGAQAIQLMQMQGGTAQINLNDLVFRNLFASMRFVLLLILPILTMRLLAEERKLRTFEFLMTAPVRTIEIVVGKFTSVYLVFLGMLLVTTLVPLTLALFSDFDWYPVLTGYLGLALLGSLFLSVGLFASSITENQIVAAFTSFGLLLMCWLLAGLGALLGDTLAGNVVSYLSFMEHYDHLVRGLVDTKDLVYYVSGTALMLFLAHRIVDSSRWK, from the coding sequence ATGACACCGGTTGAAGTCATCATAGCGAAGGAGTTGCGCTCCTACTTTGTCTCCCCCGTCGTATATGTCGTAGGCGGGGTCTTTCTGCTGACTTTCGGGTTTTTGGCCTACCTGTATATCGTATTCACCGGGGCCCAGGCCATCCAGTTGATGCAGATGCAAGGGGGAACGGCTCAGATCAATCTGAACGACCTGGTCTTCCGCAACCTTTTTGCCAGCATGCGCTTCGTGTTGTTGCTGATCCTTCCGATCCTGACCATGCGTCTGCTCGCCGAAGAACGGAAACTCCGCACCTTTGAATTTCTGATGACCGCCCCGGTGCGAACCATAGAAATCGTCGTGGGGAAGTTCACGAGCGTCTACCTGGTCTTTCTCGGGATGCTGCTGGTCACAACCCTGGTGCCCCTGACGCTGGCCCTCTTCAGCGACTTCGACTGGTATCCCGTCTTGACCGGATACCTGGGCCTGGCCCTGTTGGGGAGCCTATTCCTTTCGGTCGGCCTCTTTGCTTCCTCCATCACCGAAAACCAGATCGTCGCGGCCTTCACCAGCTTTGGATTGCTGCTGATGTGTTGGCTCTTGGCGGGACTGGGCGCATTACTGGGAGATACCCTGGCTGGAAACGTGGTGTCGTACCTGTCGTTCATGGAGCACTATGACCACTTGGTGCGGGGTTTGGTGGACACCAAGGACTTGGTCTATTACGTCAGCGGAACCGCACTCATGTTGTTCCTGGCCCATCGGATTGTGGATTCGTCGAGATGGAAATGA
- a CDS encoding DUF4340 domain-containing protein, with product MTRYWPTLLMAGVFAGLGLYLYFIELPEQRTEEHTAAEATRIVPFNEAEMTSLIVKSQGGEVTLSQAPGQPWSITAPIRSDADQRQVQALLRALVTGKVSRLVETRPASLVPFGLDHPSTVVTIDTGTKQETLSIGDAGPLSSTLYVLRGSDQAVLLTDLAPKDFLNKTLLSFRRKELLQFSTNDAERLRLTYPTTEIVLYAVDEKPKKKWKIRYPIEAEGDRTEVQALLFRLEDLKALAIVDPGPERDALLPLLVKPKVKVALQAAGPEQTVRLFQPDPASGEAYAQTTPDGPIFKVSPSAIKDLTKDLFALQDKRLLGAEINDIALLSIKTRDEQYVLVRDQNEWVLEDRPTTTLRQDVADLLVSRIVNLPAEERVLKQAGPLAPYGLTAPVAEFVATGKDGRTVGRLALGSQVGGLVYAIGQRIPGIFQARPDLLTQIPSRPTLLGQSHEQETTR from the coding sequence ATGACGCGCTATTGGCCCACGCTACTGATGGCGGGTGTATTCGCGGGGCTCGGCCTGTACCTCTATTTCATCGAACTGCCCGAGCAGCGGACCGAAGAACACACCGCCGCCGAAGCCACGCGCATCGTGCCCTTCAACGAGGCGGAGATGACTTCGCTCATCGTCAAGAGCCAGGGTGGAGAGGTGACCCTGTCTCAGGCCCCAGGACAACCTTGGAGCATCACGGCCCCGATCCGTAGCGATGCCGACCAGCGCCAAGTCCAGGCCCTACTCCGCGCACTGGTGACCGGCAAGGTATCGCGCCTCGTCGAAACGCGCCCCGCCTCCCTCGTGCCATTCGGATTGGACCATCCTTCCACCGTCGTCACCATCGACACGGGCACGAAACAGGAGACGCTTTCGATCGGCGATGCCGGGCCATTGTCCTCCACCCTCTATGTCCTGCGAGGATCGGATCAGGCCGTGCTCCTGACCGACCTGGCGCCCAAGGACTTCTTGAACAAGACGCTCCTGTCGTTCCGACGCAAAGAACTCTTGCAGTTCAGCACCAACGACGCGGAGCGGCTCCGCCTCACCTACCCGACCACCGAAATCGTGCTCTACGCTGTAGACGAGAAGCCGAAAAAAAAGTGGAAGATTCGGTACCCGATCGAAGCCGAAGGCGACCGCACCGAGGTGCAGGCCCTGTTGTTTCGTCTGGAGGACCTGAAGGCGCTGGCCATCGTTGATCCCGGCCCCGAACGGGATGCGCTTCTGCCGCTCCTGGTGAAACCCAAGGTCAAGGTCGCCCTGCAGGCCGCCGGCCCCGAACAGACCGTGCGGCTCTTTCAGCCGGACCCGGCCAGCGGCGAGGCCTACGCCCAAACCACGCCCGACGGCCCGATCTTCAAGGTCAGCCCTTCCGCCATCAAGGACCTGACGAAGGACCTGTTCGCGCTGCAAGACAAGCGGCTCCTGGGTGCGGAGATCAACGACATCGCCCTGCTCTCGATCAAGACGCGGGATGAGCAATACGTGCTGGTACGCGACCAAAACGAATGGGTACTCGAAGATCGGCCGACGACCACATTGCGCCAGGATGTGGCTGACCTGCTCGTGAGTCGGATCGTCAACCTGCCGGCGGAGGAACGGGTGCTCAAGCAGGCCGGTCCCCTGGCGCCCTACGGCCTCACCGCACCGGTCGCGGAATTCGTCGCCACAGGGAAAGACGGCCGCACCGTCGGACGCCTCGCGCTGGGCAGCCAGGTCGGCGGACTCGTGTACGCCATCGGCCAGCGCATTCCCGGCATCTTTCAGGCCCGCCCCGATCTCCTGACCCAAATTCCCTCGCGACCGACCCTCCTGGGGCAGTCCCACGAGCAGGAGACCACACGGTAA
- a CDS encoding HEAT repeat domain-containing protein: MEQSGRNEERPQAPALAGQNMEDTDEALTDQVSDQLIASSDTEGAAQDLTEAVQDVALEEEQVKDEIDIQIDLLQDPDWVVRREAAITLGEMGDERCVEPLANALRDGDWQVREVAVEGLGQIGSPAVEVLLKLLRDWDVRKAAITALGKIRDERVLEPLLQQLRNDEFMEDATDALVNLGEPALPGLIKALKDKEELVRKQAVIALGRIKSPEAIDPLIEMLQNKDWFIRLTAAAALEAIGDERGREAIKPLLKDNDLVVKMRVERILAKWKKQPATV, encoded by the coding sequence ATGGAACAATCTGGTCGCAATGAAGAACGGCCTCAGGCCCCGGCCCTTGCCGGTCAGAATATGGAAGACACCGACGAGGCCTTGACCGACCAAGTTTCAGATCAGCTCATCGCGTCGTCCGACACGGAAGGTGCGGCTCAAGACCTTACGGAGGCCGTTCAGGATGTCGCGCTGGAAGAAGAACAGGTCAAGGACGAGATCGATATCCAGATCGATCTTCTGCAGGATCCCGACTGGGTGGTGAGACGCGAAGCGGCGATTACGCTCGGGGAAATGGGTGATGAACGCTGTGTGGAGCCCCTTGCCAACGCGCTACGTGATGGAGATTGGCAGGTCCGTGAAGTGGCTGTAGAAGGGCTCGGGCAGATCGGATCGCCGGCCGTTGAAGTCCTGCTGAAGTTGCTGCGCGATTGGGATGTGCGGAAGGCTGCGATTACCGCACTTGGGAAGATCCGCGATGAGCGAGTGTTGGAGCCGCTCTTACAGCAACTGCGGAACGATGAATTCATGGAGGATGCGACCGATGCGCTGGTCAACTTGGGTGAACCGGCTCTCCCTGGATTGATCAAAGCGTTGAAGGATAAAGAAGAATTGGTGCGCAAACAGGCTGTTATTGCCTTGGGCCGCATCAAGTCTCCGGAAGCGATCGATCCCTTGATCGAAATGCTGCAGAACAAGGACTGGTTTATCCGATTGACGGCTGCCGCTGCGCTGGAGGCCATCGGCGATGAACGTGGCCGCGAGGCCATCAAGCCGCTGCTCAAAGACAACGACCTCGTGGTGAAGATGCGCGTTGAGCGTATCCTCGCCAAATGGAAGAAACAGCCAGCTACCGTGTAG